A portion of the Punica granatum isolate Tunisia-2019 chromosome 7, ASM765513v2, whole genome shotgun sequence genome contains these proteins:
- the LOC116214123 gene encoding telomere length regulation protein TEL2 homolog isoform X3 yields the protein MAAPERRKETGAEVLEKVEEVISAISGAKHVDQVICALHSITVLLFPVDSSLLSGAVDQCYRDQILRAEVPSAEKRDHWWQVFYRGAAFPVLARVLLFDVACNWLACFPFTAQRHVYDVFFTNGLATEVVQTLIPSLSQKNAASPDVNAVLSNIERLLAILLLENDGVLRMAKEFDDSQWESVPKEQLNSVISSVAQLVASIPDKAQPKASSALSAHKFFKQIISQLLLEAEGRDIVACGVGKMFNRADMDSSSHFVGEIFVRICRRGYVDVLMSEVIARILHHIRSLISSSSSPLVPDVVKLHPGSQFWLKMMETMRDPYAVEKMLEQLLRHLATGCVNDVEAYWIIWILFHKLIKNQISVRFPFMWVVICRALFVDKFLLWKIFPVCCLRWIFQFAIFECPPDEDSHTGGCHEGQCLLDTMQPLVMVWSKQEFVQSAPLEQQAYVTAAVGLLLEKMSREELDGSKQVMPSILQGVGCRLESPTDIVRKMASSIALAFSKVIDPKNPLYLDDSLKGETIDWEFGFTDSMKGKMPASHSTGRAINDAKTTSLMPAKIAGDGASIGTDKKPKDKSKILLGPKIINPDEIIDPATLGYETSSDDNASDNASESSDASTDSSLQPYDLSDDDTDLKRKISHLVDVVGALRKTDDADGVERALEVAEKLVRASPDELKYMAGDLVRTLIQVRCSDVAVEGEEDSAEETRQKALVALLVTCPSESLETAHKLLYSPNVDISQRIMILDIMTAAAEELAETKIMKPKYRQNPLISVTSESQPWNLPSSVGPPGAGLWKEVAGTGVPLNLLNHGTENLPNWATHYERELPPKASQIKRGKTRRWSTRSGNVQGNLMEISQNKFPIYAAAFMLPAMQGFDKKTQGIDLLGRDFIVLGKLIHMLGVCMKCTALHPEATVLAPALLDMLRSRAVCRHPEAYVRKAVLFAASSVLIALPPSYVASTLVEGQAEISDGLEWVRKWALHVVESDSDRECYTMAMACLQLHAEMALQASRALESADNTVVSKSVGLPSDLSKGIIKIPRLDVNY from the exons ATGGCAGCTCCAGAGAGGAGGAAGGAGACGGGAGCTGAAGTACTCGAGAAGGTGGAGGAGGTGATCTCAGCAATAAGCGGGGCCAAGCACGTGGACCAAGTCATCTGCGCTCTCCACTCCATCACTGTCCTCCTCTTCCCCGTCGACTCCTCTCTTCTATCAG GTGCCGTCGATCAATGCTACAGGGATCAG ATTCTAAGAGCAGAGGTCCCTTCTGCAGAGAAGAGGGACCACTGGTGGCAGGTCTTCTACCGTGGGGCTGCATTCCCTGTGCTAGCTAGAGTCCTGCTATTTG ATGTTGCATGCAATTGGTTGGCTTGTTTTCCCTTCACGGCGCAGAGGCACGTGTATGATGTTTTCTTTACTAATGGACTTGCTACCGAGGTTGTTCAGACTTTAATTCCCAGCCTAAGCCAGAAGAATGCTGCAAGTCCTGATGTTAATGCTGTCCTTTCGAATATTGAGAG GTTACTCGCTATTTTGTTGCTTGAAAATGATGGAGTGCTTCGCATGGCTAAAGAGTTTGATGATTCCCAGTGGGAAAGTGTTCCTAAGGAACAACTGAACTCAGTCATATCCAGCGTAGCACAGCTGGTGGCATCTATCCCCGACAAAGCACAGCCCAAAGCTTCATCTGCTTTATCGGCACA CAAGTTCTTCAAGCAGATCATCAGTCAGCTTCTATTGGAAGCTGAAGGAAGAGATATTGTTGCATGTGGTGTAGGAAAAATGTTCAACCGAGCCGATATGGACTCTAGCTCGCATTTTGTTGGAGAGATATTTGTTCGCATATGTCGCCGTGGATATGTAG ATGTCCTGATGAGTGAAGTAATTGCCCGGATACTTCATCACATTAGAAGCTTGATATCATCGAGTAGCTCTCCACTTGTACCAGATGTAGTTAAATTACACCCTGGATCTCAGTTTTGGTTGAAGATGATGGAGACTATGAGAGACCCATATGCTGTTGAAAAAATGTTGGAACAGCTTTTGCGTCATCTAGCGACTGGATGTGTGAACGATGTAGAGGCATACTGGATTATATGGATATTGTTCCATAAGTTgattaaaaatcaaatatcaGTCAG ATTTCCTTTTATGTGGGTGGTCATTTGCAGGGCATTATTTGTAGACAAATTTCTGCTCTGGAAAATATTTCCTGTCTGTTGCCTGCGATGGATTTTTCAGTTTGCCATTTTTGAGTGCCCTCCAGATGAGGATTCTCACACTGGAGGATGTCATGAGGGGCAGTGTCTCTTAGACACGATGCAACCGCTGGTAATGGTATGGTCTAAGCAGGAGTTTGTGCAGTCAGCTCCATTGGAACAGCAAGCTT ATGTTACAGCAGCTGTAGGGCTTTTACTGGAGAAGATGTCTAGAGAGGAATTAGACGGATCGAAACAAGTGATGCCCTCTATTCTTCAAGGAGTTGGCT GTAGATTGGAGAGTCCAACTGATATAGTCAGAAAAATGGCTAGCAGTATTGCTTTGGCATTTTCAAAAGTTATTGATCCAAAAAATCCCCTATACCTTGATGATAGCCTCAAAGGAGAGACTATTGACTGGGAGTTTGGGTTTACGGACTCTATGAAGGGGAAGATGCCTGCCTCCCATTCCACAGGTAGGGCAATTAATGATGCAAAGACAACTTCTCTAATGCCAGCAAAGATCGCTGGTGATGGAGCCAGCATTGGGACGGACAAGAAACCAAAAGACAAAAGCAAGATATTGCTGGGACCTAAGATAATTAACCCAGATGAGATCATTGATCCAGCTACACTAGGATATGAAACAAGCTCTGATGATAACGCTAGTGATAATGCAAGTGAGAGCTCCGATGCATCCACTGACTCTTCCTTACAGCCGTACGACTTGTCAGATGATGACACagatttgaaaagaaaaatatcgcACTTGGTCGATGTAGTTGGAGCATTAAGGAAAACTGATGATGCTGATGGG GTGGAGCGAGCTCTTGAAGTTGCAGAGAAACTTGTGCGAGCATCACCTGATGAGCTTAAATACATGGCTGGAGATCTTGTGAGGACCTTAATACAAGTTCGCTGTTCTGACGTTGCTGTAGAAGGAGAGGAAGATTCAGCAGAAGAGACTAGACAGAAGGCTTTGGTGGCTTTGCTCGTCACATGTCCATCAGAGTCCCTTGAGACAGCCCACAAGTTACTGTACTCACCAAATGTAGATATTAGCCAAAGGATAATGATACTCGATATCATGACTGCTGCAGCTGAGGAACTCGCTGAGACCAAGATTATGAAACCAAAATATAGGCAGAATCCTCTCATATCTGTGACTTCAGAGAGTCAACCTTGGAACTTGCCCAGTAGTGTGGGGCCACCTGGTGCTGGCTTGTGGAAGGAAGTTGCAGGGACTGGAGTTCCACTGAACTTGTTAAATCATGGGACTGAAAATCTCCCGAATTGGGCAACTCATTACGAGAGGGAACTCCCCCCAAAAGCAAGTCAGATTAAGCGAGGGAAGACGCGGAGGTGGAGCACTAGATCAGGGAATGTGCAGGGAAACCTGATGGAAATATCTCAGAATAAATTTCCTATATACGCTGCGGCTTTTATGCTCCCTGCGATGCAAGGATTCGATAAGAAGACGCAGGGAATTGACTTGCTTGGAAGGGATTTTATTGTCCTCGGCAAGCTCATTCATATGCTTGGAGTTTGCATGAAATGCACTGCGTTGCACCCAGAAGCAACTGTACTGGCTCCTGCGCTCTTAGATATGTTGAGATCGAG GGCGGTTTGCCGACACCCTGAAGCGTATGTGAGAAAAGCCGTCCTTTTCGCAGCTTCATCTGTACTGATCGCACTTCCTCCATCCTATGTAGCATCTACCTTAGTTGAAGGTCAAGCTGAAATCTCTGACGGGCTTGAGTGGGTCAGGAAATGGGCCCTCCATGTTGTCGAGTCCGACTCCGACAGAGAATGCTACACG ATGGCCATGGCTTGTCTCCAACTCCATGCAGAGATGGCCCTTCAAGCTTCCCGAGCATTGGAGTCCGCAGACAACACAGTTGTTTCAAAATCTGTTGGTCTCCCCTCTGATCTTTCCAAAGGAATCATTAAAATCCCAAGACTGGATGTGAATTACTGA
- the LOC116214123 gene encoding telomere length regulation protein TEL2 homolog isoform X2: MTATTAIPEAVRTGLALSFGSKASRSDSGTAAIISTSLGARERPYLRQAADLRALRSTVSPLRERSTMELTISAMALTRASSSVSPWAWYPPRPGRGSFLGSATAAVAMRGREEKRGGVRERAAGREVKRRKTEGLRGFSRNAATRESAQNFDGEGSPTPARKSDCHSICSPMAAPERRKETGAEVLEKVEEVISAISGAKHVDQVICALHSITVLLFPVDSSLLSGAVDQCYRDQILRAEVPSAEKRDHWWQVFYRGAAFPVLARVLLFDVACNWLACFPFTAQRHVYDVFFTNGLATEVVQTLIPSLSQKNAASPDVNAVLSNIERLLAILLLENDGVLRMAKEFDDSQWESVPKEQLNSVISSVAQLVASIPDKAQPKASSALSAHKFFKQIISQLLLEAEGRDIVACGVGKMFNRADMDSSSHFVGEIFVRICRRGYVDVLMSEVIARILHHIRSLISSSSSPLVPDVVKLHPGSQFWLKMMETMRDPYAVEKMLEQLLRHLATGCVNDVEAYWIIWILFHKLIKNQISVRALFVDKFLLWKIFPVCCLRWIFQFAIFECPPDEDSHTGGCHEGQCLLDTMQPLVMVWSKQEFVQSAPLEQQAYVTAAVGLLLEKMSREELDGSKQVMPSILQGVGCRLESPTDIVRKMASSIALAFSKVIDPKNPLYLDDSLKGETIDWEFGFTDSMKGKMPASHSTGRAINDAKTTSLMPAKIAGDGASIGTDKKPKDKSKILLGPKIINPDEIIDPATLGYETSSDDNASDNASESSDASTDSSLQPYDLSDDDTDLKRKISHLVDVVGALRKTDDADGVERALEVAEKLVRASPDELKYMAGDLVRTLIQVRCSDVAVEGEEDSAEETRQKALVALLVTCPSESLETAHKLLYSPNVDISQRIMILDIMTAAAEELAETKIMKPKYRQNPLISVTSESQPWNLPSSVGPPGAGLWKEVAGTGVPLNLLNHGTENLPNWATHYERELPPKASQIKRGKTRRWSTRSGNVQGNLMEISQNKFPIYAAAFMLPAMQGFDKKTQGIDLLGRDFIVLGKLIHMLGVCMKCTALHPEATVLAPALLDMLRSRAVCRHPEAYVRKAVLFAASSVLIALPPSYVASTLVEGQAEISDGLEWVRKWALHVVESDSDRECYTMAMACLQLHAEMALQASRALESADNTVVSKSVGLPSDLSKGIIKIPRLDVNY, translated from the exons ATGACGGCGACCACGGCGATCCCCGAGGCCGTACGGACAGGCTTGGCCTTGAGCTTTGGTAGCAAGGCATCCCGCTCAGACTCAGGCACCGCAGCGATCATCTCCACGAGCTTGGGGGCGCGAGAAAGGCCGTACTTGCGGCAGGCGGCAGACTTGAGGGCGTTGAGATCGACGGTCTCGCCCTTGCGGGAGAGGTCCACCATGGAGCTGACTATCTCAGCGATGGCCCTGACCCGAGCCTCCTCCTCCGTCAGCCCATGGGCCTGGTATCCGCCGCGGCCCGGCCGCGGCAGCTTCCTTGGCTCTGCTACGGCTGCAGTCGCCATGAGAGGTCGTGAAGAGAAGAGGGGAGGAGTGAGGGAGAGAGCTGCAGGGAGGGAGGTGAAGCGAAGAAAGACGGAGGGGCTGCGCGG ATTCTCCAGAAACGCTGCTACCCGGGAGAGTGCACAGAACTTCGACGGAGAGGGTAGTCCGACACCGGCGAGAAAGAGCGATTGCCATTCCATTTGCTCCCCCATGGCAGCTCCAGAGAGGAGGAAGGAGACGGGAGCTGAAGTACTCGAGAAGGTGGAGGAGGTGATCTCAGCAATAAGCGGGGCCAAGCACGTGGACCAAGTCATCTGCGCTCTCCACTCCATCACTGTCCTCCTCTTCCCCGTCGACTCCTCTCTTCTATCAG GTGCCGTCGATCAATGCTACAGGGATCAG ATTCTAAGAGCAGAGGTCCCTTCTGCAGAGAAGAGGGACCACTGGTGGCAGGTCTTCTACCGTGGGGCTGCATTCCCTGTGCTAGCTAGAGTCCTGCTATTTG ATGTTGCATGCAATTGGTTGGCTTGTTTTCCCTTCACGGCGCAGAGGCACGTGTATGATGTTTTCTTTACTAATGGACTTGCTACCGAGGTTGTTCAGACTTTAATTCCCAGCCTAAGCCAGAAGAATGCTGCAAGTCCTGATGTTAATGCTGTCCTTTCGAATATTGAGAG GTTACTCGCTATTTTGTTGCTTGAAAATGATGGAGTGCTTCGCATGGCTAAAGAGTTTGATGATTCCCAGTGGGAAAGTGTTCCTAAGGAACAACTGAACTCAGTCATATCCAGCGTAGCACAGCTGGTGGCATCTATCCCCGACAAAGCACAGCCCAAAGCTTCATCTGCTTTATCGGCACA CAAGTTCTTCAAGCAGATCATCAGTCAGCTTCTATTGGAAGCTGAAGGAAGAGATATTGTTGCATGTGGTGTAGGAAAAATGTTCAACCGAGCCGATATGGACTCTAGCTCGCATTTTGTTGGAGAGATATTTGTTCGCATATGTCGCCGTGGATATGTAG ATGTCCTGATGAGTGAAGTAATTGCCCGGATACTTCATCACATTAGAAGCTTGATATCATCGAGTAGCTCTCCACTTGTACCAGATGTAGTTAAATTACACCCTGGATCTCAGTTTTGGTTGAAGATGATGGAGACTATGAGAGACCCATATGCTGTTGAAAAAATGTTGGAACAGCTTTTGCGTCATCTAGCGACTGGATGTGTGAACGATGTAGAGGCATACTGGATTATATGGATATTGTTCCATAAGTTgattaaaaatcaaatatcaGTCAG GGCATTATTTGTAGACAAATTTCTGCTCTGGAAAATATTTCCTGTCTGTTGCCTGCGATGGATTTTTCAGTTTGCCATTTTTGAGTGCCCTCCAGATGAGGATTCTCACACTGGAGGATGTCATGAGGGGCAGTGTCTCTTAGACACGATGCAACCGCTGGTAATGGTATGGTCTAAGCAGGAGTTTGTGCAGTCAGCTCCATTGGAACAGCAAGCTT ATGTTACAGCAGCTGTAGGGCTTTTACTGGAGAAGATGTCTAGAGAGGAATTAGACGGATCGAAACAAGTGATGCCCTCTATTCTTCAAGGAGTTGGCT GTAGATTGGAGAGTCCAACTGATATAGTCAGAAAAATGGCTAGCAGTATTGCTTTGGCATTTTCAAAAGTTATTGATCCAAAAAATCCCCTATACCTTGATGATAGCCTCAAAGGAGAGACTATTGACTGGGAGTTTGGGTTTACGGACTCTATGAAGGGGAAGATGCCTGCCTCCCATTCCACAGGTAGGGCAATTAATGATGCAAAGACAACTTCTCTAATGCCAGCAAAGATCGCTGGTGATGGAGCCAGCATTGGGACGGACAAGAAACCAAAAGACAAAAGCAAGATATTGCTGGGACCTAAGATAATTAACCCAGATGAGATCATTGATCCAGCTACACTAGGATATGAAACAAGCTCTGATGATAACGCTAGTGATAATGCAAGTGAGAGCTCCGATGCATCCACTGACTCTTCCTTACAGCCGTACGACTTGTCAGATGATGACACagatttgaaaagaaaaatatcgcACTTGGTCGATGTAGTTGGAGCATTAAGGAAAACTGATGATGCTGATGGG GTGGAGCGAGCTCTTGAAGTTGCAGAGAAACTTGTGCGAGCATCACCTGATGAGCTTAAATACATGGCTGGAGATCTTGTGAGGACCTTAATACAAGTTCGCTGTTCTGACGTTGCTGTAGAAGGAGAGGAAGATTCAGCAGAAGAGACTAGACAGAAGGCTTTGGTGGCTTTGCTCGTCACATGTCCATCAGAGTCCCTTGAGACAGCCCACAAGTTACTGTACTCACCAAATGTAGATATTAGCCAAAGGATAATGATACTCGATATCATGACTGCTGCAGCTGAGGAACTCGCTGAGACCAAGATTATGAAACCAAAATATAGGCAGAATCCTCTCATATCTGTGACTTCAGAGAGTCAACCTTGGAACTTGCCCAGTAGTGTGGGGCCACCTGGTGCTGGCTTGTGGAAGGAAGTTGCAGGGACTGGAGTTCCACTGAACTTGTTAAATCATGGGACTGAAAATCTCCCGAATTGGGCAACTCATTACGAGAGGGAACTCCCCCCAAAAGCAAGTCAGATTAAGCGAGGGAAGACGCGGAGGTGGAGCACTAGATCAGGGAATGTGCAGGGAAACCTGATGGAAATATCTCAGAATAAATTTCCTATATACGCTGCGGCTTTTATGCTCCCTGCGATGCAAGGATTCGATAAGAAGACGCAGGGAATTGACTTGCTTGGAAGGGATTTTATTGTCCTCGGCAAGCTCATTCATATGCTTGGAGTTTGCATGAAATGCACTGCGTTGCACCCAGAAGCAACTGTACTGGCTCCTGCGCTCTTAGATATGTTGAGATCGAG GGCGGTTTGCCGACACCCTGAAGCGTATGTGAGAAAAGCCGTCCTTTTCGCAGCTTCATCTGTACTGATCGCACTTCCTCCATCCTATGTAGCATCTACCTTAGTTGAAGGTCAAGCTGAAATCTCTGACGGGCTTGAGTGGGTCAGGAAATGGGCCCTCCATGTTGTCGAGTCCGACTCCGACAGAGAATGCTACACG ATGGCCATGGCTTGTCTCCAACTCCATGCAGAGATGGCCCTTCAAGCTTCCCGAGCATTGGAGTCCGCAGACAACACAGTTGTTTCAAAATCTGTTGGTCTCCCCTCTGATCTTTCCAAAGGAATCATTAAAATCCCAAGACTGGATGTGAATTACTGA
- the LOC116214123 gene encoding telomere length regulation protein TEL2 homolog isoform X1: MTATTAIPEAVRTGLALSFGSKASRSDSGTAAIISTSLGARERPYLRQAADLRALRSTVSPLRERSTMELTISAMALTRASSSVSPWAWYPPRPGRGSFLGSATAAVAMRGREEKRGGVRERAAGREVKRRKTEGLRGFSRNAATRESAQNFDGEGSPTPARKSDCHSICSPMAAPERRKETGAEVLEKVEEVISAISGAKHVDQVICALHSITVLLFPVDSSLLSGAVDQCYRDQILRAEVPSAEKRDHWWQVFYRGAAFPVLARVLLFDVACNWLACFPFTAQRHVYDVFFTNGLATEVVQTLIPSLSQKNAASPDVNAVLSNIERLLAILLLENDGVLRMAKEFDDSQWESVPKEQLNSVISSVAQLVASIPDKAQPKASSALSAHKFFKQIISQLLLEAEGRDIVACGVGKMFNRADMDSSSHFVGEIFVRICRRGYVDVLMSEVIARILHHIRSLISSSSSPLVPDVVKLHPGSQFWLKMMETMRDPYAVEKMLEQLLRHLATGCVNDVEAYWIIWILFHKLIKNQISVRFPFMWVVICRALFVDKFLLWKIFPVCCLRWIFQFAIFECPPDEDSHTGGCHEGQCLLDTMQPLVMVWSKQEFVQSAPLEQQAYVTAAVGLLLEKMSREELDGSKQVMPSILQGVGCRLESPTDIVRKMASSIALAFSKVIDPKNPLYLDDSLKGETIDWEFGFTDSMKGKMPASHSTGRAINDAKTTSLMPAKIAGDGASIGTDKKPKDKSKILLGPKIINPDEIIDPATLGYETSSDDNASDNASESSDASTDSSLQPYDLSDDDTDLKRKISHLVDVVGALRKTDDADGVERALEVAEKLVRASPDELKYMAGDLVRTLIQVRCSDVAVEGEEDSAEETRQKALVALLVTCPSESLETAHKLLYSPNVDISQRIMILDIMTAAAEELAETKIMKPKYRQNPLISVTSESQPWNLPSSVGPPGAGLWKEVAGTGVPLNLLNHGTENLPNWATHYERELPPKASQIKRGKTRRWSTRSGNVQGNLMEISQNKFPIYAAAFMLPAMQGFDKKTQGIDLLGRDFIVLGKLIHMLGVCMKCTALHPEATVLAPALLDMLRSRAVCRHPEAYVRKAVLFAASSVLIALPPSYVASTLVEGQAEISDGLEWVRKWALHVVESDSDRECYTMAMACLQLHAEMALQASRALESADNTVVSKSVGLPSDLSKGIIKIPRLDVNY, encoded by the exons ATGACGGCGACCACGGCGATCCCCGAGGCCGTACGGACAGGCTTGGCCTTGAGCTTTGGTAGCAAGGCATCCCGCTCAGACTCAGGCACCGCAGCGATCATCTCCACGAGCTTGGGGGCGCGAGAAAGGCCGTACTTGCGGCAGGCGGCAGACTTGAGGGCGTTGAGATCGACGGTCTCGCCCTTGCGGGAGAGGTCCACCATGGAGCTGACTATCTCAGCGATGGCCCTGACCCGAGCCTCCTCCTCCGTCAGCCCATGGGCCTGGTATCCGCCGCGGCCCGGCCGCGGCAGCTTCCTTGGCTCTGCTACGGCTGCAGTCGCCATGAGAGGTCGTGAAGAGAAGAGGGGAGGAGTGAGGGAGAGAGCTGCAGGGAGGGAGGTGAAGCGAAGAAAGACGGAGGGGCTGCGCGG ATTCTCCAGAAACGCTGCTACCCGGGAGAGTGCACAGAACTTCGACGGAGAGGGTAGTCCGACACCGGCGAGAAAGAGCGATTGCCATTCCATTTGCTCCCCCATGGCAGCTCCAGAGAGGAGGAAGGAGACGGGAGCTGAAGTACTCGAGAAGGTGGAGGAGGTGATCTCAGCAATAAGCGGGGCCAAGCACGTGGACCAAGTCATCTGCGCTCTCCACTCCATCACTGTCCTCCTCTTCCCCGTCGACTCCTCTCTTCTATCAG GTGCCGTCGATCAATGCTACAGGGATCAG ATTCTAAGAGCAGAGGTCCCTTCTGCAGAGAAGAGGGACCACTGGTGGCAGGTCTTCTACCGTGGGGCTGCATTCCCTGTGCTAGCTAGAGTCCTGCTATTTG ATGTTGCATGCAATTGGTTGGCTTGTTTTCCCTTCACGGCGCAGAGGCACGTGTATGATGTTTTCTTTACTAATGGACTTGCTACCGAGGTTGTTCAGACTTTAATTCCCAGCCTAAGCCAGAAGAATGCTGCAAGTCCTGATGTTAATGCTGTCCTTTCGAATATTGAGAG GTTACTCGCTATTTTGTTGCTTGAAAATGATGGAGTGCTTCGCATGGCTAAAGAGTTTGATGATTCCCAGTGGGAAAGTGTTCCTAAGGAACAACTGAACTCAGTCATATCCAGCGTAGCACAGCTGGTGGCATCTATCCCCGACAAAGCACAGCCCAAAGCTTCATCTGCTTTATCGGCACA CAAGTTCTTCAAGCAGATCATCAGTCAGCTTCTATTGGAAGCTGAAGGAAGAGATATTGTTGCATGTGGTGTAGGAAAAATGTTCAACCGAGCCGATATGGACTCTAGCTCGCATTTTGTTGGAGAGATATTTGTTCGCATATGTCGCCGTGGATATGTAG ATGTCCTGATGAGTGAAGTAATTGCCCGGATACTTCATCACATTAGAAGCTTGATATCATCGAGTAGCTCTCCACTTGTACCAGATGTAGTTAAATTACACCCTGGATCTCAGTTTTGGTTGAAGATGATGGAGACTATGAGAGACCCATATGCTGTTGAAAAAATGTTGGAACAGCTTTTGCGTCATCTAGCGACTGGATGTGTGAACGATGTAGAGGCATACTGGATTATATGGATATTGTTCCATAAGTTgattaaaaatcaaatatcaGTCAG ATTTCCTTTTATGTGGGTGGTCATTTGCAGGGCATTATTTGTAGACAAATTTCTGCTCTGGAAAATATTTCCTGTCTGTTGCCTGCGATGGATTTTTCAGTTTGCCATTTTTGAGTGCCCTCCAGATGAGGATTCTCACACTGGAGGATGTCATGAGGGGCAGTGTCTCTTAGACACGATGCAACCGCTGGTAATGGTATGGTCTAAGCAGGAGTTTGTGCAGTCAGCTCCATTGGAACAGCAAGCTT ATGTTACAGCAGCTGTAGGGCTTTTACTGGAGAAGATGTCTAGAGAGGAATTAGACGGATCGAAACAAGTGATGCCCTCTATTCTTCAAGGAGTTGGCT GTAGATTGGAGAGTCCAACTGATATAGTCAGAAAAATGGCTAGCAGTATTGCTTTGGCATTTTCAAAAGTTATTGATCCAAAAAATCCCCTATACCTTGATGATAGCCTCAAAGGAGAGACTATTGACTGGGAGTTTGGGTTTACGGACTCTATGAAGGGGAAGATGCCTGCCTCCCATTCCACAGGTAGGGCAATTAATGATGCAAAGACAACTTCTCTAATGCCAGCAAAGATCGCTGGTGATGGAGCCAGCATTGGGACGGACAAGAAACCAAAAGACAAAAGCAAGATATTGCTGGGACCTAAGATAATTAACCCAGATGAGATCATTGATCCAGCTACACTAGGATATGAAACAAGCTCTGATGATAACGCTAGTGATAATGCAAGTGAGAGCTCCGATGCATCCACTGACTCTTCCTTACAGCCGTACGACTTGTCAGATGATGACACagatttgaaaagaaaaatatcgcACTTGGTCGATGTAGTTGGAGCATTAAGGAAAACTGATGATGCTGATGGG GTGGAGCGAGCTCTTGAAGTTGCAGAGAAACTTGTGCGAGCATCACCTGATGAGCTTAAATACATGGCTGGAGATCTTGTGAGGACCTTAATACAAGTTCGCTGTTCTGACGTTGCTGTAGAAGGAGAGGAAGATTCAGCAGAAGAGACTAGACAGAAGGCTTTGGTGGCTTTGCTCGTCACATGTCCATCAGAGTCCCTTGAGACAGCCCACAAGTTACTGTACTCACCAAATGTAGATATTAGCCAAAGGATAATGATACTCGATATCATGACTGCTGCAGCTGAGGAACTCGCTGAGACCAAGATTATGAAACCAAAATATAGGCAGAATCCTCTCATATCTGTGACTTCAGAGAGTCAACCTTGGAACTTGCCCAGTAGTGTGGGGCCACCTGGTGCTGGCTTGTGGAAGGAAGTTGCAGGGACTGGAGTTCCACTGAACTTGTTAAATCATGGGACTGAAAATCTCCCGAATTGGGCAACTCATTACGAGAGGGAACTCCCCCCAAAAGCAAGTCAGATTAAGCGAGGGAAGACGCGGAGGTGGAGCACTAGATCAGGGAATGTGCAGGGAAACCTGATGGAAATATCTCAGAATAAATTTCCTATATACGCTGCGGCTTTTATGCTCCCTGCGATGCAAGGATTCGATAAGAAGACGCAGGGAATTGACTTGCTTGGAAGGGATTTTATTGTCCTCGGCAAGCTCATTCATATGCTTGGAGTTTGCATGAAATGCACTGCGTTGCACCCAGAAGCAACTGTACTGGCTCCTGCGCTCTTAGATATGTTGAGATCGAG GGCGGTTTGCCGACACCCTGAAGCGTATGTGAGAAAAGCCGTCCTTTTCGCAGCTTCATCTGTACTGATCGCACTTCCTCCATCCTATGTAGCATCTACCTTAGTTGAAGGTCAAGCTGAAATCTCTGACGGGCTTGAGTGGGTCAGGAAATGGGCCCTCCATGTTGTCGAGTCCGACTCCGACAGAGAATGCTACACG ATGGCCATGGCTTGTCTCCAACTCCATGCAGAGATGGCCCTTCAAGCTTCCCGAGCATTGGAGTCCGCAGACAACACAGTTGTTTCAAAATCTGTTGGTCTCCCCTCTGATCTTTCCAAAGGAATCATTAAAATCCCAAGACTGGATGTGAATTACTGA